One Hevea brasiliensis isolate MT/VB/25A 57/8 chromosome 5, ASM3005281v1, whole genome shotgun sequence genomic region harbors:
- the LOC110643254 gene encoding uncharacterized protein LOC110643254: MTYNAHPFQLLEINVISAQDLAPVSKSMRTYAVVWVHPERKLTTRIDQSGNTNPQWNEKFVFRVDDTFLNSETSGIMIEIYAAAWLRDLQIGSVRVLISNLFPSNNNNSKMRFVALQIRRPSGRPQGILNMGVQLLDNTMRSMPLYTELSASAVGFNDLIDAKTNKQSIEEKTAKLRRTQSDHTDFTTTADEFGVKGSLNAKSSVVNGSSLVNSSTLKTSSRDKDTGTSGNGNGSMVNGSLCSDVGPSASVVAAAIAKGLIKTPGNEGIPNKSGGSSSIIEGWTENDSVEGLRTKLERWRTELPPIYDNDANKMMSKSRRKHHRRRRSDGPGLFTCFGNVFGCEISITCGGGSSKKYGNGKVRHLSSVDSESYL, encoded by the coding sequence ATGACTTACAATGCGCACCCTTTTCAGCTTTTAGAGATAAATGTTATATCTGCTCAGGACTTGGCTCCTGTATCCAAATCTATGCGTACCTATGCAGTAGTTTGGGTTCATCCTGAGAGAAAATTGACCACCAGGATTGACCAGAGTGGCAACACCAACCCACAATGGAATGAGAAGTTTGTGTTTCGGGTTGATGATACGTTCTTGAATTCTGAAACCTCCGGTATAATGATTGAAATCTACGCTGCAGCTTGGCTCCGTGACCTTCAGATTGGCTCTGTAAGAGTTCTGATTAGCAACTTGTTTCCTTCCAATAATAATAACTCGAAAATGAGGTTTGTTGCGCTTCAGATTCGCCGCCCATCAGGCCGGCCTCAGGGAATCCTGAACATGGGTGTGCAGCTTCTAGACAATACAATGCGAAGTATGCCTTTGTATACTGAGCTCAGCGCTTCTGCTGTTGGTTTCAATGACCTTATTGATGCAAAGACCAATAAACAGAGCATCGAGGAGAAGACAGCCAAGTTGCGTCGTACGCAGAGTGACCATACTGATTTCACCACTACCGCCGATGAGTTTGGCGTGAAAGGAAGTCTCAACGCTAAGTCATCGGTGGTCAATGGCAGTTCATTGGTTAATTCTTCCACATTAAAAACCAGCAGCAGAGATAAAGATACTGGGACCAGCGGCAATGGCAACGGAAGCATGGTGAACGGATCACTTTGCTCCGATGTGGGGCCTTCGGCGTCTGTAGTGGCGGCAGCAATTGCAAAAGGATTGATTAAAACGCCAGGAAATGAAGGTATTCCGAACAAAAGCGGAGGAAGCAGCTCCATCATTGAGGGTTGGACAGAGAACGATAGTGTGGAAGGCCTAAGAACAAAGCTGGAGAGATGGAGAACAGAACTTCCCCCGATTTACGATAACGATGCCAATAAAATGATGTCAAAAAGCAGACGGAAGCACCACCGGAGGAGAAGATCGGATGGTCCAGGGTTGTTTACATGTTTTGGTAATGTTTTTGGATGTGAGATTTCGATTACTTGTGGAGGAGGTAGCAGCAAGAAGTATGGAAACGGCAAGGTTCGTCACTTAAGTTCTGTGGACAGTGAAtcatatttgtga
- the LOC110643257 gene encoding histone-lysine N-methyltransferase SUVR4 isoform X1, translating to MTKERVYNAFKATRALGLPDEEVKPVLKDLLKVFDKKWELIEAEDYRALIDAYFESRETKVIEGEKKSLAKDDVPEKASKRLCFEEQEDQSSSTLGGTSVTGLEVGTRESSQLCSESRKDRGIESSSLFPNRQLNQKKKDPIRSERAVRGRNSTSGMVCPQYSKQPIVECGSSSHQRKNVPSICHSREHIKQRTERIINDSADFAEPTSAIDPVFCLVCQAASTRDKVVGYLASQCDGSGSGSNDSTHCASNFVIASSTLEEVKILLNCDSAVGRANFKIPDFNAVLKFLDEKYLRIDKLVSPQFSVMTLLKDLCESYLELGTVSCNRSGNRSIANNSSSVRKVGNTLNSIGSNRRVFITGNHNMVLKEKITKPLRFSDSHNLVNKQQQRTTYDEKGSFKRISDITKGAENVKISLIDDIGNGDLPKFTYMPHNIIYQNAYMQISLARIADVDCCSSCSGDCLSSPLPCACASETGGEFAYTQKGLLKQKFLRGCVSMKLDPQKHHYVFCQDCPLERSKNEDMPEQCKGHLVRKFIKECWRKCGCDMNCGNRVVQRGITCRLQVFLTRECKGWGLRTLENLPEGAFVCEYVGEILTNMELYERNENSGNERHTYPVTLDADWGSERILRDEEALCLDATFSGNVARFINHRCGDANLIDIPVEVETPDRHYYHLAFFTTREVSALEELTWDYGIDFDDHDHPIKAFQCCCGSESCRHVKTKRRTNSITRR from the exons ATGACGAAGGAGAGAGTTTACAATGCCTTTAAGGCAACAAGAGCTCTAGGCCTTCCTGATGAAGAGGTGAAGCCAGTGCTGAAGGACCTCTTGAAGGTGTTTGATAAGAAATGGGAACTTATAGAAGCAGAAGATTATCGGGCACTCATAGATGCATATTTTGAATCACGGGAAACTAAG GTAATTGAAGGTGAGAAAAAGAGTCTTGCAAAAGATGATGTGCCCGAAAAAGCTTCAAAGAGACTGTGTTTTGAAGAGCAGGAAGATCAGTCTTCTTCTACATTGGGTGGCACGTCAGTGACTGGTCTTGAAGTGGGAACTAGGGAATCATCTCAGCTATGCTCTGAATCTAGAAAGGACAGGGGAATTGAATCCAGTTCTTTATTTCCTAATAGACAATTAAATCAGAAAAAGAAGGATCCAATTCGATCCGAAAGGGCTGTTAGAGGTAGAAATTCAACTTCTGGGATGGTATGCCCTCAATATTCTAAACAACCGATTGTTGAATGTGGCTCTTCTAGTCACCAAAGAAAAAATGTTCCCAGTATTTGTCACAGCAGAGAACACATTAAGCAGAGAACTGAACGTATCATAAATGATTCAGCAGATTTTGCGGAACCCACTTCAGCTATTGATCCAG TGTTTTGTTTAGTTTGTCAGGCTGCTTCAACTAGGGACAAAGTTGTAGGTTACTTGGCATCTCAATGTGATGGTTCAGGTTCAGGATCCAACGACAGTACTCACTGTGCAAGCAACTTTGTAATTGCTTCATCAACCCTGGAAGAAGTGAAAATCTTGCTGAATTGTGACTCAGCAGTTGGACGAGCAAActttaaaattccagatttcaatgcagttttgaaatttttggatgAAAAATATCTAAGGATAGACAAACTTGTCTCACCACAGTTTTCTGTAATGACTTTACTGAAGGATTTGTGTGAATCATATTTAGAATTGGGTACTGTCTCCTGCAATAGGTCAGGCAATAGGTCTATTGCAAATAACTCTTCTTCAGTTAGGAAAGTTGGCAATACCCTTAATAGTATAGGGTCAAACAGAAGGGTTTTCATAACTGGTAATCATAATATGGTTCTGAAAGAGAAGATTACAAAACCCTTAAGGTTTTCTGATTCTCATAATTTGGTAAACAAGCAACAGCAAAGAACTACTTATGATGAGAAGGGGTCCTTCAAAAGGATAAGTGACATAACAAAAGGTGCAGAGAATGTCAAAATTTCATTGATAGATGACATAGGCAATGGGGATCTCCCAAAGTTTACATACATGCCACATAATATAATTTATCAAAATGCTTACATGCAAATTTCACTTGCTCGGATTGCTGATGTGGATTGCTGTTCAAGTTGTTCGGGAGATTGTCTTTCATCTCCATTGCCATGTGCATGTGCTAGTGAAACTGGGGGAGAGTTTGCTTACACACAAAAAGGCCTTCTAAAACAAAAATTTTTAAGAGGTTGTGTTTCTATGAAGCTAGACCCTCAAAAGCACCATTATGTTTTTTGTCAAGATTGTCCATTGGAGAGATCCAAGAATGAGGATATGCCTGAACAATGCAAGGGTCACTTGGTTAGAAAGTTTATTAAAGAATGTTGGAGAAAATGTGGGTGTGACATGAACTGTGGAAATCGAGTGGTACAACGGGGTATCACATGCAGATTGCAG GTATTTTTGACTCGGGAATGTAAAGGCTGGGGCCTTAGAACACTTGAGAACTTGCCGGAAGGGGCCTTTGTTTGTGAATATGTTGGGGAAATACTGACCAACATGGAATTATATGAGCGGAATGAAAATAGTGGCAATGAGAGACATACATATCCAGTTACACTTGATGCAGACTGGGGTTCAGAAAGAATTCTAAGGGATGAAGAAGCACTGTGTTTGGATGCAACTTTTAGTGGAAATGTTGCAAGGTTTATTAATCATAG ATGTGGTGATGCAAATTTGATTGATATTCCAGTAGAAGTAGAGACTCCTGATCGGCACTATTACCAT CTTGCATTTTTTACTACAAGAGAAGTGAGCGCATTGGAAGAACTGACTTGG gatTATGGTATTGACTTTGATGATCATGATCACCCAATAAAGGCATTTCAATGTTGTTGTGGAAGCGAATCTTGCCGACATGTGAAAACAAAAAG GCGCACGAATTCAATCACACGCAGATGA
- the LOC110643253 gene encoding F-box/FBD/LRR-repeat protein At1g13570, with product MERICVGGALDRISDLPSNVIDHILACLPLKDAARTSTLSKKWKEKWHTVPHIIVDENFFHERSQRKLEGIINYILIRHEGNIEKFSVSVEKVKDCYNMKLWIWSLLQKSIKELSLIIRRGQHNEVPSDLFSCQQLRKLSLRHFEIKQAHSFKGFHNLISLKLNKVNIATAIFESLISRCPLLEQLTVRNLSCIDHLHINVPKLKYFCFDGEFQSMCFNTPLLEVLSINLYRIGSENNQFDLRFKFRGLPPLIKELYVRCRFQKFLDAGDTFNEVSNSYSHLRTLGINAFCFEKVDEVASLLSLIGGALNLQILDIKACSCKNEAVSEPILQFWEEQNHLPLSLNQLQKVTLRSFHGKDFEMRFIQFVLANSPILKEITVECMKNPDFNQDEVKAVLVPLCMASTEFNWVGGTYDSGSDDSSDSDDNSNSPYSSDSD from the exons ATGGAGAGAATTTGTGTTGGTGGTGCTTTAGATAGAATCAGTGACCTTCCAAGCAATGTAATAGACCACATCCTAGCATGTTTGCCACTAAAAGACGCTGCGAGGACCAGTACATTGTCAAAGAAGTGGAAGGAAAAATGGCATACGGTGCCACATATTATAGTTGATGAGAACTTTTTCCATGAAAGGTCACAACGGAAGCTTGAGGGCATAATCAATTATATCCTCATTAGACATGAAGGGAATATTGAGAAATTTTCTGTGTCTGTTGAAAAAGTGAAAGACTGTTACAACATGAAGTTGTGGATATGGAGTCTATTGCAGAAGTCAATTAAGGAACTGTCCCTCATTATCCGCAGAGGTCAGCACAATGAAGTACCATCTGATTTGTTTTCTTGTCAGCAGTTGAGAAAGTTAAGCCTCCGCCATTTTGAGATTAAACAGGCACATTCATTCAAAGGATTTCATAATCTTATTAGCCTTAAGTTGAACAAAGTTAACATAGCAACTGCCATTTTTGAAAGTCTTATTTCTAGATGCCCTCTTCTTGAACAATTGACTGTAAGAAACTTGAGCTGCATTGATCATCTTCACATCAATGTCCCCAAACTCAAGTATTTTTGCTTTGATGGAGAATTCCAATCTATGTGTTTCAATACCCCACTTCTCGAGGTTTTGTCTATCAATTTATATCGAATTGGTTCTGAGAATAACCAGTTTGATCTAAGATTCAAATTCCGTGGTCTTCCACCTCTAATTAAGGAGCTTTATGTGCGATGTCGATTTCAGAAG TTCTTGGATGCAGGTGATACATTTAATGAAGTTTCAAATTCTTATAGCCATCTGAGGACCCTTGGAATCAACGCATTTTGTTTCGAAAAGGTGGATGAAGTTGCAAGTTTGCTCTCTTTGATTGGAGGAGCCTTAAACTTACAAATACTTGATATAAAA GCATGCAGCTGCAAAAATGAAGCTGTCTCTGAACCTATTCTACAATTTTGGGAAGAGCAAAATCATCTTCCTTTATCCTTGAACCAATTGCAGAAAGTGACATTGAGATCTTTCCATGGTAAAGATTTTGAGATGAGGTTTATCCAATTTGTGCTGGCAAATTCGCCTATCCTCAAGGAGATAACTGTTGAATGCATGAAGAATCCTGACTTCAACCAGGATGAAGTAAAGGCAGTATTGGTGCCATTATGTATGGCTTCAACAGAATTCAATTGGGTTGGAGGGACTTATGATTCCGGCAGTGATGATTCCTCAGATTCCGATGACAACTCAAACAGTCCATACTCTTCTGATAGTGATTAG
- the LOC110643255 gene encoding plasmodesmata-located protein 2-like: MDSTLKPSFAFSHHIPILLASFLLLFPPFAKTSSLYNSLVYSKCANQTLTASTESHSQILSSLFQEFSLQSSHSKFFKTTAGDDNIGISGLFQCRGDLGNDECYNCVNTLPKVSNNMCKQAFAARVQLNGCYFHYETDGFDDDDDSTPKHELLHETCSEKKAGDGGFIEVRDAAFIAMESEGVNDKGFYEADYEHMHVMAQCEGDLWGCDCSECVGIAVEIAQKDCGSSVSGQVYLDKCFLSYAYNSKGKPGNSYPEEEKNGNNAGKTVAIVMGAAAAVTAGFMLLKLMKSRCNKNDDI, encoded by the exons ATGGATTCAACCTTGAAACCATCCTTTGCTTTTTCTCATCATATACCAATTCTGTTAGCTAGTTTTTTGCTTTTATTTCCACCATTTGCTAAAACTAGCTCACTCTATAACTCCTTAGTATACAGCAAATGTGCAAACCAAACACTTACAGCTTCTACTGAGTCTCACTCACAAATCCTGTCTTCTCTCTTTCAAGAATTCTCTCTGCAATCCTCTCATTCCAAGTTCTTTAAAACCACTGCTGGTGATGACAATATTGGCATCTCTGGTCTCTTTCAGTGCAGAGGTGATCTCGGTAACGATGAATGCTATAATTGTGTAAACACACTTCCTAAGGTATCAAACAACATGTGTAAACAAGCTTTTGCAGCTAGAGTTCAACTAAATGGGTGCTATTTCCATTATGAAACTGATGGGTTCGACGACGACGACGACAGCACGCCTAAACATGAATTGCTTCATGAAACATGTAGCGAGAAGAAGGCAGGGGATGGTGGTTTCATAGAGGTAAGGGATGCAGCTTTCATCGCAATGGAAAGTGAAGGGGTGAATGATAAAGGATTTTATGAAGCGGATTATGAACACATGCATGTAATGGCACAGTGTGAAGGtgatttatggggttgtgattgtAGTGAATGTGTAGGAATTGCAGTGGAAATTGCTCAGAAGGATTGTGGTAGCTCAGTTTCAGGCCAAGTTTACTTGGACAAATGCTTTTTGAGCTATGCTTATAATTCAAAAGGGAAACCAGGCAATTCATACCCAG aagaagagaaaaatggaAATAATGCTGGGAAAACAGTGGCAATTGTAATGGGAGCAGCAGCAGCTGTGACTGCTGGGTTTATGCTTCTGAAGCTCATGAAATCGAGGTGTAACAAAAATGATGATATATAG
- the LOC110643256 gene encoding zinc-finger homeodomain protein 5-like, producing MANSKLKSKQLSEESRETTIQYRECRRNHAVLIGGYAADGCGEFTPKGDQGTKEALLCEACDCHRNFHRKEFIKNGTALLGSQHFPPPHGLYYPMWREGNAPGFYPLPPLSSQPQLSPYCHCHWQQNVQNLVCDEESVTCNGSQNDGQMKAGKRHKRKLL from the coding sequence ATGGCTAATAGTAAATTAAAGTCCAAACAACTCAGTGAAGAATCAAGGGAAACCACTATCCAGTATAGAGAGTGTAGACGTAACCATGCAGTCTTGATTGGCGGCTATGCAGCAGATGGGTGTGGAGAGTTCACACCAAAAGGTGATCAAGGTACTAAAGAAGCTCTTCTTTGCGAGGCCTGTGATTGTCACAGAAATTTTCATCGAAAAGAGTTCATCAAGAATGGTACAGCTCTTCTTGGTAGCCAACATTTTCCTCCTCCACATGGACTATACTATCCTATGTGGAGAGAGGGAAATGCTCCTGGGTTTTATCCATTACCTCCACTTTCTTCACAGCCTCAACTTTCTCCTTATTGTCATTGTCACTGGCAGCAGAATGTGCAGAACCTGGTCTGTGATGAAGAGTCGGTGACATGTAATGGAAGCCAGAATGATGGGCAGATGAAGGCAGGGAAAAGACATAAAAGGAAACTCTTATAA
- the LOC110643257 gene encoding histone-lysine N-methyltransferase SUVR4 isoform X2 — protein sequence MTKERVYNAFKATRALGLPDEEVKPVLKDLLKVFDKKWELIEAEDYRALIDAYFESRETKVIEGEKKSLAKDDVPEKASKRLCFEEQEDQSSSTLGGTSVTGLEVGTRESSQLCSESRKDRGIESSSLFPNRQLNQKKKDPIRSERAVRGRNSTSGMVCPQYSKQPIVECGSSSHQRKNVPSICHSREHIKQRTERIINDSADFAEPTSAIDPVCQAASTRDKVVGYLASQCDGSGSGSNDSTHCASNFVIASSTLEEVKILLNCDSAVGRANFKIPDFNAVLKFLDEKYLRIDKLVSPQFSVMTLLKDLCESYLELGTVSCNRSGNRSIANNSSSVRKVGNTLNSIGSNRRVFITGNHNMVLKEKITKPLRFSDSHNLVNKQQQRTTYDEKGSFKRISDITKGAENVKISLIDDIGNGDLPKFTYMPHNIIYQNAYMQISLARIADVDCCSSCSGDCLSSPLPCACASETGGEFAYTQKGLLKQKFLRGCVSMKLDPQKHHYVFCQDCPLERSKNEDMPEQCKGHLVRKFIKECWRKCGCDMNCGNRVVQRGITCRLQVFLTRECKGWGLRTLENLPEGAFVCEYVGEILTNMELYERNENSGNERHTYPVTLDADWGSERILRDEEALCLDATFSGNVARFINHRCGDANLIDIPVEVETPDRHYYHLAFFTTREVSALEELTWDYGIDFDDHDHPIKAFQCCCGSESCRHVKTKRRTNSITRR from the exons ATGACGAAGGAGAGAGTTTACAATGCCTTTAAGGCAACAAGAGCTCTAGGCCTTCCTGATGAAGAGGTGAAGCCAGTGCTGAAGGACCTCTTGAAGGTGTTTGATAAGAAATGGGAACTTATAGAAGCAGAAGATTATCGGGCACTCATAGATGCATATTTTGAATCACGGGAAACTAAG GTAATTGAAGGTGAGAAAAAGAGTCTTGCAAAAGATGATGTGCCCGAAAAAGCTTCAAAGAGACTGTGTTTTGAAGAGCAGGAAGATCAGTCTTCTTCTACATTGGGTGGCACGTCAGTGACTGGTCTTGAAGTGGGAACTAGGGAATCATCTCAGCTATGCTCTGAATCTAGAAAGGACAGGGGAATTGAATCCAGTTCTTTATTTCCTAATAGACAATTAAATCAGAAAAAGAAGGATCCAATTCGATCCGAAAGGGCTGTTAGAGGTAGAAATTCAACTTCTGGGATGGTATGCCCTCAATATTCTAAACAACCGATTGTTGAATGTGGCTCTTCTAGTCACCAAAGAAAAAATGTTCCCAGTATTTGTCACAGCAGAGAACACATTAAGCAGAGAACTGAACGTATCATAAATGATTCAGCAGATTTTGCGGAACCCACTTCAGCTATTGATCCAG TTTGTCAGGCTGCTTCAACTAGGGACAAAGTTGTAGGTTACTTGGCATCTCAATGTGATGGTTCAGGTTCAGGATCCAACGACAGTACTCACTGTGCAAGCAACTTTGTAATTGCTTCATCAACCCTGGAAGAAGTGAAAATCTTGCTGAATTGTGACTCAGCAGTTGGACGAGCAAActttaaaattccagatttcaatgcagttttgaaatttttggatgAAAAATATCTAAGGATAGACAAACTTGTCTCACCACAGTTTTCTGTAATGACTTTACTGAAGGATTTGTGTGAATCATATTTAGAATTGGGTACTGTCTCCTGCAATAGGTCAGGCAATAGGTCTATTGCAAATAACTCTTCTTCAGTTAGGAAAGTTGGCAATACCCTTAATAGTATAGGGTCAAACAGAAGGGTTTTCATAACTGGTAATCATAATATGGTTCTGAAAGAGAAGATTACAAAACCCTTAAGGTTTTCTGATTCTCATAATTTGGTAAACAAGCAACAGCAAAGAACTACTTATGATGAGAAGGGGTCCTTCAAAAGGATAAGTGACATAACAAAAGGTGCAGAGAATGTCAAAATTTCATTGATAGATGACATAGGCAATGGGGATCTCCCAAAGTTTACATACATGCCACATAATATAATTTATCAAAATGCTTACATGCAAATTTCACTTGCTCGGATTGCTGATGTGGATTGCTGTTCAAGTTGTTCGGGAGATTGTCTTTCATCTCCATTGCCATGTGCATGTGCTAGTGAAACTGGGGGAGAGTTTGCTTACACACAAAAAGGCCTTCTAAAACAAAAATTTTTAAGAGGTTGTGTTTCTATGAAGCTAGACCCTCAAAAGCACCATTATGTTTTTTGTCAAGATTGTCCATTGGAGAGATCCAAGAATGAGGATATGCCTGAACAATGCAAGGGTCACTTGGTTAGAAAGTTTATTAAAGAATGTTGGAGAAAATGTGGGTGTGACATGAACTGTGGAAATCGAGTGGTACAACGGGGTATCACATGCAGATTGCAG GTATTTTTGACTCGGGAATGTAAAGGCTGGGGCCTTAGAACACTTGAGAACTTGCCGGAAGGGGCCTTTGTTTGTGAATATGTTGGGGAAATACTGACCAACATGGAATTATATGAGCGGAATGAAAATAGTGGCAATGAGAGACATACATATCCAGTTACACTTGATGCAGACTGGGGTTCAGAAAGAATTCTAAGGGATGAAGAAGCACTGTGTTTGGATGCAACTTTTAGTGGAAATGTTGCAAGGTTTATTAATCATAG ATGTGGTGATGCAAATTTGATTGATATTCCAGTAGAAGTAGAGACTCCTGATCGGCACTATTACCAT CTTGCATTTTTTACTACAAGAGAAGTGAGCGCATTGGAAGAACTGACTTGG gatTATGGTATTGACTTTGATGATCATGATCACCCAATAAAGGCATTTCAATGTTGTTGTGGAAGCGAATCTTGCCGACATGTGAAAACAAAAAG GCGCACGAATTCAATCACACGCAGATGA